One uncultured Caproiciproducens sp. DNA segment encodes these proteins:
- a CDS encoding DUF6198 family protein, which translates to MNKTLYKRMAMVCVGTFIMGFAVSLSIYAGLGTDPCTCMNTGLSHIFGMSFGMWQLIMNIIVLFFTFFFARSKIGFGTIVNMVAIGFLVDFFRELLFPFLPQNPTLPLRILFMLCGVVILAFTAALYMYPSLGVSPYDSIGFMLVNCFHIQYRWGRIGYDVFSVVLGWLFGGVVGVGTVITAFCMGPLIKFFGDLIRKMFPLQFDEP; encoded by the coding sequence ATGAATAAAACCCTTTATAAGCGTATGGCCATGGTGTGCGTTGGCACGTTCATTATGGGCTTCGCAGTGTCCCTTTCGATATACGCCGGCCTTGGCACGGACCCCTGTACCTGTATGAATACCGGTCTGTCACACATATTTGGCATGAGCTTTGGCATGTGGCAGCTGATTATGAATATTATCGTGCTGTTTTTTACTTTTTTTTTCGCCAGATCCAAGATCGGGTTCGGAACAATTGTAAATATGGTTGCGATCGGATTTCTGGTTGATTTTTTCAGAGAGCTTCTCTTCCCGTTCCTTCCGCAGAATCCGACACTTCCCCTGCGCATTCTGTTTATGTTGTGCGGTGTTGTGATTCTTGCTTTTACCGCAGCTCTTTACATGTATCCCAGTCTGGGTGTGTCTCCTTATGACAGCATCGGGTTTATGCTGGTGAATTGCTTCCACATCCAATACCGCTGGGGCCGCATCGGCTACGATGTTTTTTCCGTAGTTCTGGGCTGGCTCTTTGGCGGCGTGGTGGGCGTGGGTACTGTGATTACCGCATTTTGCATGGGGCCTCTCATCAAATTCTTCGGTGATCTGATACGGAAAATGTTCCCTTTACAGTTTGACGAACCCTGA
- a CDS encoding DUF4358 domain-containing protein: MKKTILIILASALLLAAGCAANVQKSINTEEVAKKLISSIQFSDQMSMIEGKTALKLYGLDESTVSKSDVYESTGATAEEVAVFEAKDEASAAKVKKAAQQRMEDQRASFTDYQPQEMEKLKSPVLVENGKYVILCVSNDNSGAQKVIDSFFK, translated from the coding sequence ATGAAGAAAACGATTCTGATTATTTTGGCGAGTGCGCTGCTGTTGGCTGCCGGCTGCGCTGCGAATGTCCAAAAGTCGATCAATACGGAAGAGGTTGCGAAAAAGCTGATATCTTCGATTCAGTTTTCCGACCAAATGTCAATGATTGAAGGCAAAACGGCCCTTAAATTGTACGGGCTCGATGAAAGTACCGTTTCAAAATCGGATGTTTACGAAAGCACCGGTGCGACCGCCGAAGAGGTGGCGGTGTTCGAAGCAAAGGACGAGGCTTCCGCGGCAAAGGTTAAGAAGGCCGCCCAGCAAAGAATGGAAGATCAAAGGGCGAGTTTTACGGATTATCAGCCGCAGGAAATGGAAAAGCTGAAATCGCCTGTTCTGGTGGAAAACGGGAAATATGTCATTCTGTGTGTCTCCAATGACAACAGCGGCGCACAAAAGGTGATTGACAGTTTCTTTAAATAA
- a CDS encoding GDSL-type esterase/lipase family protein — protein sequence MNTRRRPRRIFRKVVICIILAGILYSIGLGVTAAVRGIHRMIYSSAQMQSPVSKAAAGSVLQATSAASLPPEVISSPAVPLSSTPQKTEVSAGYFDDALFIGDSRTEGLRNFDGLDNATYYAVKGLMVSTIFTKPSIEINGKKIAVMQALAEKKYGKIYIMLGVNELGWSSFDTFIQDYQKVIDQIKINQPGAVIYVQSILPVTAKKSEADKIYNNQKIAYYNQAIKEMAAKKGVCYLAVNTAVSDSAGNLPPDASVDGVHLNSEYCKKWCEYLKTHRDSERK from the coding sequence ATGAATACCAGAAGAAGGCCGAGACGAATTTTTCGCAAAGTGGTTATTTGCATCATCCTGGCCGGAATCCTTTATTCCATCGGACTGGGAGTTACTGCTGCCGTCAGGGGAATTCACCGTATGATTTACAGTTCTGCACAGATGCAAAGCCCCGTTTCAAAAGCTGCCGCCGGCAGTGTGTTACAGGCCACGTCAGCAGCCAGCCTTCCGCCCGAGGTAATTTCCTCGCCTGCCGTGCCGCTCAGCAGCACCCCGCAGAAGACCGAGGTTTCGGCGGGGTATTTTGACGATGCGCTCTTTATCGGGGACAGCCGGACGGAGGGACTGCGTAATTTCGACGGACTGGACAACGCGACCTATTACGCTGTAAAAGGTCTTATGGTCAGCACGATTTTTACAAAACCTTCCATTGAGATCAACGGTAAGAAAATTGCGGTTATGCAGGCGCTTGCAGAGAAGAAATATGGGAAGATTTATATCATGCTTGGGGTGAACGAACTTGGCTGGAGCAGTTTTGATACTTTTATTCAGGATTATCAGAAGGTAATTGATCAAATTAAAATCAATCAGCCGGGCGCCGTGATTTATGTACAGTCCATTCTTCCGGTAACGGCAAAAAAGTCAGAGGCGGATAAAATATATAACAATCAAAAAATTGCATATTATAATCAAGCAATTAAAGAAATGGCTGCAAAAAAGGGCGTGTGCTATCTTGCGGTCAATACGGCGGTTTCCGATTCCGCGGGAAATCTGCCCCCGGACGCCTCGGTCGACGGGGTGCATCTAAATAGTGAATATTGTAAAAAATGGTGTGAATATCTTAAAACGCATAGGGACAGCGAAAGGAAATAG
- a CDS encoding GGGtGRT protein has translation MANDVIFEGKERRMAKIEKCLAEYGLASLEDARDLCLSKGIDVDKIVKGVQPIAFENASWAYTLGCAIGVKTGVKSAAEAAEKIGLGLEAFCIPGSVAEQRKVGIGHGNLGAMLLRDETKCFAFLAGHESFAAAEGAIGIARTANRARKEPLRIILNGLGKDAAYIISRVNGFTYVKTDFDFFNDELKVIEERAFSNGERAAVKCYGANDVREGVAIMQAEGVDVSITGNSTNPVRFQHLVAGTYKKWAQENGKKYFSVASGGGTGRTLHPDNMGAGPASYGLTDSMGRMHGDAQFAGSSSVPAHVEMMGLIGMGNNPMVGATVACAVAVFESGK, from the coding sequence ATGGCTAACGATGTTATATTTGAAGGAAAAGAAAGAAGAATGGCCAAAATAGAGAAGTGTCTTGCCGAGTATGGCCTTGCCAGTCTCGAAGACGCTCGCGATCTTTGCCTTTCTAAAGGAATTGATGTTGATAAAATTGTGAAGGGCGTACAGCCCATCGCATTTGAAAACGCAAGCTGGGCTTATACCCTCGGCTGTGCAATCGGGGTTAAGACGGGCGTAAAGTCCGCCGCGGAAGCCGCTGAAAAAATCGGTCTTGGCCTCGAAGCATTCTGCATTCCCGGTTCCGTCGCCGAACAGAGAAAAGTCGGTATTGGCCACGGCAACCTCGGCGCCATGCTTCTGCGTGACGAAACAAAGTGCTTTGCCTTTCTGGCGGGTCATGAATCCTTTGCCGCCGCCGAAGGAGCAATCGGAATCGCGCGTACCGCGAACCGTGCCCGCAAAGAACCGCTCAGAATTATTTTGAACGGTCTTGGCAAGGATGCCGCGTATATCATTTCAAGAGTAAACGGCTTTACGTATGTAAAGACTGATTTTGATTTCTTCAACGACGAGCTGAAGGTTATTGAGGAGAGAGCCTTTTCCAACGGCGAACGCGCGGCGGTGAAATGCTACGGCGCGAACGATGTCCGCGAGGGTGTGGCAATCATGCAGGCCGAAGGCGTTGATGTTTCCATCACCGGAAATTCGACAAACCCGGTGCGGTTCCAGCATCTGGTGGCCGGCACCTACAAAAAGTGGGCGCAGGAAAACGGCAAGAAATATTTCTCTGTTGCAAGCGGCGGCGGCACAGGCCGCACACTGCATCCGGACAACATGGGCGCCGGCCCTGCTTCCTACGGACTGACCGATTCCATGGGCCGTATGCATGGCGACGCTCAGTTTGCAGGTTCCTCTTCGGTTCCCGCGCACGTTGAAATGATGGGTCTTATTGGCATGGGCAACAACCCCATGGTTGGCGCCACCGTCGCATGTGCAGTTGCGGTATTTGAATCAGGTAAGTAA